In Bosea sp. PAMC 26642, the DNA window AGCTCAGATTCAGCCCGTCGAAACCGGCATAGCGCCGCTCCAGCCGCGTTACGATCCGCAGCGTCTGGGCGTTGTGGTCGAAGCCGCCGAAGCCCGCCATGCAGTCGTCGAGCGCATCCTCGCCGGTATGGCCGAAGGGCGTGTGTCCGAGGTCGTGCGCCAGCGCCAGCGCCTCGGCCAGATCCTCGTCGAGCCCCAATGCCCGCGCCAGCGAGCGCGCGATCTGCGCCACCTCGATCGTATGCGTCAGCCGCGTGCGGAAATGGTCGCCCTCATGCGCGACAAACACTTGAGTCTTGTGCTTGAGCCGGCGGAAGGCGGTCGAATGGATGATCCGGTCGCGGTCGCGCTGGAACTGGTTGCGCGTTGCCGAGCCCGGCTCCTCGACCAGCCGGCCGCGACTTTGCGACGAACGGCAGGCATAGGCCGCCCGCCAACGCTCGCCCGGCTCGCGCCCGGCCCCGTCGTCGGGGCCAGTGTTGTCGGGGCCAAAGTTGTCGGGGCTCTGTGGATGCGGCATGGCAGACCCGTCGCCTCGCCCGGCTTGTGAAGGCGATGCCGCGCAATTACCTTTACGCACAACACGGGTGCAAGCTGCATCTCTCAGGAGACATCACCATGTCGCTCGACATCCAGGCCAATCCGCGCGGCGTCGCCGTTACGGATAAGGCCGCCAGCCGCATTCTCTCGGTGATGGAGAAGGAGGCGCCCGGCTCGATGCTGCGCGTCAGCGTCGCCGGCGGCGGCTGTTCCGGCTTCCAGTACATCTTTGACGTCGACCATGAACAGGCGCCCGGCGACCTCGTGATCGAGCGCGACGGCGCCACCGTCCTGATCGACGAGACCTCGCTCGATCTGCTCGAAGGCTGCACGATCGACTTCGTCGACGACCTCGTCGGCCAATCGTTCAGGATCACCAATCCCAACGCGACGAGTTCCTGCGGCTGCGGGACGTCGTTTGCGGTGTGACGAGGAGCTGTCATTCCGGGGCTTCGCAAAGCGAAGAGCCCGGAACCCATAACCACAATGCTCTCAGAACCCGGCCCGAAATGACTGAGTGATTTCAACGGCTTCGTGTTTGTCGTCCGAGGGTCGTCATTCCGGGCGCAGCGCAGCGGAGACCCTGAATCCATGCCTGACCCTCTCAAGACCAGCGTTCCGGCATGGATTCCGGATCGGCGCCGCTAAAGCGGCTTGTCCGGAATGACGGTCCGTTGGGTGAAAGATATGAGAAGACACTGAAATTGTTCAATTCATCGCGCCAGGCTCCCGGGACGAAACGAAACGTCCGAGCCTTCTTTTCATAAACCGGTGTGTATGGGTTCCGGGCTCGCTGCTGTGCAGCGCCCCGACCA includes these proteins:
- a CDS encoding HesB/IscA family protein, yielding MSLDIQANPRGVAVTDKAASRILSVMEKEAPGSMLRVSVAGGGCSGFQYIFDVDHEQAPGDLVIERDGATVLIDETSLDLLEGCTIDFVDDLVGQSFRITNPNATSSCGCGTSFAV